The following is a genomic window from Blattabacterium cuenoti.
TAGCTTTCTTTAAAAATGTCTAATATTTGTTGTATTTGTATATTATGTATGTCAAAGAACTTCATAAAAAATAAATGGAGAATATCGGAGTCGAACCGATGACCTCCTGCGTGCAAAGCAAGCGCTCTAGCCAGCTGAGCTAATTCCCCCCCCTTTCTCTAAAAAATAGTCTCGCGCGGAATTGAACCGCGGACCTCTACATTATCAGTGTAGCGCTCTAACCATCTGAGCTACGAGACTGACATAATTATATAATTAATTAATCAATCTCTCTCTACCTCTATCTCTACTTCTACTTTTACTTTATAACTACTTTTAACTTTCTTAACTCTCTACTCTACTGTAGACTTCATGAATATTATTTTGAAGAAAGCTTCTAGCTCAATATGCAAAGAATTTTTTAAACTCTAAAAAAAAGAGATGTTCCAGCCGCACCTTCCGGTACGGCTACCTTGTTACGACTTAGCCCCAGTTATCGATTTTACCTTAAGCAGCTCCTTTTACGGGCACCGATTTCAGGTCTCCCCGACTTCCATGGCTTGACGGGCGGTGTGTACAAGGCCCGGGAACGTATTCACCGCATCATGGCTGATATGCGATTACTAGCGATTCCAACTTCATAGAGTCGAGTTGCAGACTCCAATCCGAACTGAGATCGGCTTTTAGAGATTAGCTTCTGATTGCTCAGTAGCGACCCTTTGTACCGACCATTGTAGCACGTGTGTAGCCCAAGGTATAAGAGCCGTGATGATTTGACGTCATCCCCACCTTCCTCTCGACTTACGTCGGCAGTCTTGTCAGAGTCCCCGACATTACTCGCTGGCAACTAACAATGAGGGTTGCGCTCGTTGAGGGACTTAACCCAACACCTCACGGCACGAGCTGACGACAACCATGCAGCATCTTGTACTCCGTCCAAAGACTAAACTATTTCTAGCTTATTCGTAGTACATTTAAACCTTGGTAAGGTTCCTCGCGTATCATCGAATTAAACCACATGCTCCACCGCTTGTGCGGGCCCCCGTCAATTCCTTTGAGTTTCAGCCTTGCGACCGTACTCCCCAGGTGGATCACTTATCACTTTCGCTTAGCCACTGAATATAATATCCAACAACTAGTGATCATCGTTTACGGCGTGGACTACCAGGGTATCTAATCCTGTTTGCTCCCCACGCTTTCGTGCCTCAGCGTCAGTATAGACTTAGTAACCTGCTTTCGCGATCGGTGTTCTGTGTGATCTCTATGCATTTCACCGCTACACCACACATTCCAGTTACTCCAGTCTCACTCAAGCCTATCAGTATCAATAGCAATTTTAACAGTTGAGCTGTAATATTTCACTACTGACTTAATAAACCGCCTACGCACCCTTTAAACCCAATAAATCCGGATAACGCTTGTGTCCTCCGTATTACCGCGGCTGCTGGCACGGAGTTTGCCGACACTTATTCGTATAGTACATTCACAATTCTTATCACGTAAGAATCTTTATTCCTAAACAAAAGCAGTTTACAACCCGTAAGGCATTCTTCCTGCACGCGGCGTGGCTGGTTCAGAGTTTCCTCCATTGACCAATATTCCTCACTGCTGCCTCCCGTAGGAGTCTGGTCCGTATCTCAGTACCAGTGTGGGGGATCGCCCTCTCAGGCCCCCTACCGATCATTGTCTTGGTAGGCTTTTATTCTACCAACTAACTAATCGGACGCACGCCCATCTCTTGCCACATTTCTGCTTTAATAAAATCTTCATGCGAAAATTTTATACTATAGAATATTAATCCAAGTTTCCTTGGCCTATCCTCTAGCAAGAGGCAGGTTACATACGTGTTACTCACCCGTACGCCGGTCGCCATCAAAATATATATAATATATTTTATGTTGCCCCTCGACTTGCATGTGTTAAGCCCGCCGCTAGCGTTCATCCTGAGCCAGGATCAAACTCTCCGTTGTAAAATAATTAAATACGCAAAAATTATATTAAAAAATATTACAATAAATTAGGTCTAGAAAATTTTTTCAAAATTAAAAGAACAATAATACCAAATATATATGTTTTTTATTAAAAAAAGTAAATATATATTTTTTTGTTAAAAAAAAAATAATATAATTTTATTTTTTTAGGTTGTTATTTTGTTATTTTATTATGAGAACTTCTGATTTTAATTTTCAATTTCCCCTTGATTTATTAGCTAATTATCCTTCCAAAGAAAGAGATGAATCTAAACTAATGGTAATACATAAAAAACATCAAATTATTGAACATAAATTATTTAAAGATTTATATCATTATTTTAATGAAGGAGATACACTAATTTTAAATAATACAAAAGTTTTTCCAGCCAGACTATTTGGTAATAAAGATAAAACAGAAGCTAAAATAGAAGTCTTTTTATTAAGAGAATTAGATACTATAGATAGAACATGGGATGTATTAGTAGATCCAGCAAGAAAAGTAAGAGTTGGAAATAAACTAAATTTTGGTCATGGATTAACTGGAGAAGTTATAGATAATACTACTTCTAGAGGCAGAATTTTACAATTACATTTTATGGGTAATCATAAAGATCTTATAAAAAAAATCAAAGAAATCGGAAAAACTCCATTACCAAAATATATTAATAGATCTCCGGAAAAAATAGATAAATTACGTTATCAAACAATTTATGCAAAAATAGAAGGATCTGTTGCTGCTCCTACTGCTGGATTACATTTTTCAAAACATCTGTTAAAAAAATTAGAAATAAAAGGAATTAATATAGTAGAAATTACACTACATATTGGATTGGGTAGTTTTTTACCTGTAGAAGTAGAAGATATATCAAAACATAAAATGGATTCAGAAAAATGTTTTATTGAATCAAATATATGTGATATTGTTAATCAATCCCTTAAACAAAAAAAAATGATATGTGCAGTAGGAACTTCATCTATGAGAGCTATTGAAAGTTCTGTTTCTTCAAATAAAAATTTAAATCCTTTTTCAGGATGGACTAACAAATTTATATTTCCTCCTTATAATTTTAATATAGCTAATTGTATGATTACTAATTTTCATATGCCGAAATCAACATTACTTATGATGACATCCGCTTTTATAGGATATAATTTACTCATGAAAGCTTATAAAATAGCTATAGAAAATAAATATAGATTGTATTCTTATGGTGATTCTATGTTAATATTACCATAAAAATAAATTTTTTTTTATAAAAAATTATGAATATTCTTGATAAGATTAAAGTTTCTATACAAGAAGAAATGAACAATTTTGAACAACAATTTCTTCAAATCACAAAAAATAAAATTTCTTTAATCAAAAGTATTAACGATTACATAATTCCTAAAAAAGGCAAACGAATTCGTCCTATGTTTGTTTTTTTAATTGCCAAAATGTTAGGAAACATACAACAAAAAACATATCATACTGCATCTTTAATAGAATTAATTCATACTGCTACATTAGTACATGATGATGTTATTGATAATAGTAATTTTAGAAGAGGATTTTCTTCTATTAATGCTATATGGAAGAATAAAATAGCAGTTTTAATAGGAGATTATTTCTTATCTAAAGGACTTTTATTAGCAACTAACAATCATTATCATGATTTATTAAAAATTATTTGTACAACTTTAAAAGATATGAGTGAAGGAGAACTTTTACAAATAGAAAAATCTAAAAATATGGATTTTACGGAACAAATATATAATCAAATTATTTGTAAAAAAACTGCTGGATTAATTTCTGCCTCTTGTGAAGGAGGAGCTATTTCTGTAAATGTCAGTAAACAAACATCTTTAAATATGAAATATTTTGGAAAATTATCTGGAATAGCTTTTCAAATAAGAGATGATTTATTTGATTATGAAAATATTAATGAAAAATTAATTGGAAAACCAATAGGAGTTGATTTAAAAGATAAAAAAATAACCTTACCTCTTATTTATGCTATAAAAAAAGCATCTAAAAATGATAAAATATGGATATTTAATTCTATAAAAAATTTTAATAATCAAACACATTATAAAATTATAGATTATGTTAAACAATCAGGTGGAATAAAATATGCTATTAAACAAATGATAAAATATAAAAATAAAGCTTTGAAAATATTAGATAATTATCCAGAAGGATCAATAAAAGATTCTTTAAAATCATTAGTAAATTTTCTAGTAGAAAGACATATATAATGAAAAAAAATCTAGTGATTGTGGAATCACCAACTAAAGCTAATACTATACAAAAATTACTTCAAGATGATTTTGATGTAGTATCTAGTAATGGACATATTGTAGATCTTCCAGAAAAACAAATTGGAATTGATTTGAAAAAAAATTTTCAACCTAATTACGTAATTCTACCAAAAAAAAGAAACATAGTTAACAATCTTAAAAAGATCATTAATAATTATCATATAATTTGGATAGCCTCTGATGAGGATAGAGAAGGAGAAGCTATAGCATATCATATTTATAAAATATTAAATATACCAGATAAAAAAGTAAGAAGAATTGTATTTCATGAAATTACCAAAACGGCTATATTAAAAGCTATCAAAAATCCAAGAAAAATTAATTATAATTTAGTATATGCTCAACAAGCAAGAAGAATTTTAGATAGATTAGTTGGATTTCAATTATCTCCAATTTTATGGAAAAAAATTAATTCTAGATTATCTGCTGGAAGAGTTCAATCTGCAGTAGTAAGACTTATTGTAGATAGAGAGCAAAATATACAAAAATTTACTCCAGTTACAGGATATAAAATATATGGAACTTTTACAATAAAACAAAATAATAAAAATATTACAATCTCTGCAAAATTTTTAAAAAAAATAAAAGAAAAAGACGAAGTACAAACTATTTTATCTTCATGTATAAAAACATCTTTTTTCATTAAAAATATAAAAATAAAACAAGAAACTAAATCACCTCCACCACCATTTACAACAACATCTTTACAACAAGAAGCAAATAAAAAATTGAATTTTTCTATATCTAAAACTATGTTGATTGCTCAAAAATTATATGAACAAGGATATATAACATATATACGAACAGATAGTACATCTTTATCTCAAGATATTTGTAAACAAATAACAGATTTTATTCTTATGACCTATGGTAAAAAATATTTATCACCAAAAACATTCTCATATCAATCAAAATTTGCTCAAGAAGCTCATGAAAGTATACATCCAACCAATATTAATGATAATTCTGTATTCAATTCTTTAGATAATTTTCAAAAATTACTTTATAAACTAATTTGGGAACGTACTATTATAGGACAAATGTCAGATGCTAATATTGAATCCAAAAATTTTTATATACAATCTTATAATCTAAAAGATCCTTTTATTTTTTCTACCAAAAATATTATATTTGATGGATTTATGAAAAGAAAAAATATATCAAAAAATACTGAATATCATAATATTAAAATAGGAACTTATTTACAACAACAAGAAATTATAGCACAACAATTTTTTACACAACATTTACCTAGATATAATGAAGGATCTTTAGTAAAAACTTTAGAAACTCTTGGAATAGGTAGACCTTCTACTTATGTTCCTATTATTTCTTCTATACAAAAAAGAAATTATGTTTTTAATCAAAAATATATACAAACCACAAATACTGTTGAGTCTTTAATTCTTAAAAATAATCTAATTATTCAAAAAAAAGATAAAATTATTAATACTGAAAAAAATAAATTTTTACCTACAGAAATTGGAATTATTGTAACTAAATTTTTAAAAAACAATTTTCATAATATAATAGACTATAATTTTACAGCTAATTTAGAAAAAAATTTTGATGACATAGCAAAAGGAGAGAAAACTTGGTACAATATTATTCATGATTTTTACAGTCATTTTAAGAAAAAATTAAAATATGTCACTGAACATGTAGAGAAAATTAAAAAACAACGTTTTTTAGGATTAGATCCTATACATAATCAAAAAATTTTTGCTAAAATTGCTCGTTTTGGTCCAGTTATTCAGATGGGAGAATTTGGATCAAATAATAAAAAAAAACCAAAATTTTCTCCATTATTAGGTAATCAAACAATTGAAACTATTTCTTTACAAGAAGCATTAAAACTTATTGAGTTACCTAAGTATATAGGCAAATTTGAAAATAAAGAAATTTTTTTGAAAATGAATAAATATAATATTTTCATTCAACATAATAATAAATATATTACCATTAATCAAGAATTATTTTTTAATTCATCAATAAATATAAAACAAGCTATTGATATTATATTAACGAATAGAGAGAATAAGAAATAAATTTTGTTTTTTATGAATTATCAAAATATCTTTGATTCAGATAATTAATTGGATATGCTTGATCATCTCCTGTACGTTTAACGTGATCTAAATATTTTGGAATATATAATAATGCTTTTATTCTATCACATATAGACATATTATTCCATATATTTTCTGCAAATTGTTTTTTACCTACTTTATATTTATAATCTGTCCAAAATCTTTGAAATGATAAATCAACAGGAATCTCTTTTATTGAAAAAGATCCTATCATAGTTTTCATTTTTTTTATAATAAATTCATTATAAGGTAAATATTTGCCTATCCAAATATAATGAGATAAAGATAAGTTTTTAGGAAAAAAAAGTTTTCTTAAAACACCATTTAAATCATATTCAAATATTATTTCTCCTTTAAATAGATGACTTGTTAATATATATTTTTTTCCTTTCATTATTATATTACATATTTTTTTTCATCTATCTTATAAATTTATAATAACAATTATATATATATTTATTTCAAACATACATATTAAAACTCAATATAATGTTATATATTATTCCTACTCCTATAGGAAACAGAGAAGATCTAACATTTAGAAGTCTTAGAATATTAAATGAAGTAGATATTATTTTAGTAGAAAATTATAAATTTTCAAAAAAATTACTCAATTTTTATAACATCAAGACATCTATTCAAACTTATGCTTGTTATAATGAACATTATATAATTCCTCATATTTTAAAAATTATCAAAAAAGGTAAAAAATTAGCATTAATTACGAATGCAGGAACTCCAAGTATATCAGATCCTGGGTTTCTACTTATTCAATATTGTATTAAACATTCTATAAATATAGAATGTTTACCTGGAGCAACCGCTTTTGTACCTGCATTAGTAATGTCTGGAATTCCTATTAATGAATTTACATTTATTGGATTTTTATCTAAAAAAAAAATCAAAAGAATAAAAAAATTGAAACATCTTTTACAAGATAATAGAACTATTGTAATGTATGAATCACCTCATCGATTATTAAATACTTTAAATGATATACAAAATATTTTTGGTTCAGAAAAATATGTTGTTCTTTGTAAAGAAATATCAAAAATATTTCAAAAAACATTGAGAGGAACAATTAATAATTTAATTTTACAGTTAAAAAATAAAAAAATATTAGGAGAATATGTATTGATTATTCATGGAAATACAATACATAGTAAGTAATTAAATATATTTTTTTTCTATTAACAATTCTGCAATTTGAATTGCATTAGTTGCTGCTCCTTTTCTCAGATTATCTGATGTAATCCAGAGATTTAATGAATTTACACAAGAATCATCTATACGTATTCTTCCAACAAAAACATCATCTTTATTATGAGAAAATAACGGCATTGGATAAATATTTTTATCTGGATTATCTTGAAGAATAATTCCTTTTGAATTTGAAAAAATTTTTTGTATTTTATCAATATTTGGTTTTGTTTTCAATGTAATATTAACACTTTCTGAATGCCCACCAATTACAGGAACACGAACAGCTGTAGCTGTAATTGCTATATTTTGATCGTTTAAAATTTTTTTTGTTTCTTTAATCAATTTAATTTCTTCTTTGGTATATCCATTTTTTTCAAACATATCACAATGTGGTAATACATTATGATATATAGGATATGGATATACTTTCATACTAGAAAATCCTTTTTCCTCTTCTTTTAATTGTATTAAAGCTTTTCTTCCTGTTCCAGTAACAGATTGATATGTTGAAATTACAACTCTATTAATTCCATATTCTATATGCAAAGGATTTAAAATCATCACTAATTGTATAGTAGAACAATTAGGATTAGAAATAATTTTATCTTTTTTAGATAAAAAACATGAATTAATTTCAGGAACAATTAATTTCTTTTCTGGATGCATTCTCCATGCAGAAGAATTATCTATTACAAAGCATCCTATTCTAGAAAATTTGGGGGCCCAAATTCTTGAAATATCTGAACCAGCAGAAAATAAAACTATATTAGGACGAATTGACAATAAATCTTCTATACTAATTATTTTATGCCTTTTGTCTCTAAAAAACAATTCTTTTCCTATCGATATTTTTGAAGCAGATAAAAATAAATTGTTTACTGGAAATTTTCTTTCTTCTAAAAGTTTAATCATAGTTCTACCTACCATTCCAGTTGCTCCTACTATTCCTAATTTCATAATTAAAAATGTTTAGATTGCCTATCTTATTTCTATATTTATCATCAACAAAATTAGTAAATAATATTTATTTATAAGATTAATTAAACTGATATGTTGAAACAAGGAAAAATGATTATTTTATCAGGATCATCTGGATCTGGAAAAACAACTATTTCGAATTTTTTACTTTCTACAATTCCATCCTTACAATTTTCTATATCATGTACCACACGTCCTATTAGACCTTGTGAAATACATAAAAAAGATTATTTTTTTTTATCTAATAATGAATTTATTAATAAAATAAATAATCATCATTTCATAGAATGGGAAGAAGTTTATCCTAAACTATTTTATGGAACTTTAAAACAAGAAATATTGAGAATTTGGAATTCAAATTATCATGTTTTATTTGATGTAGATGTAAAAGGGGCAATTAACTTAAAAACAAAATATCCACATAATTCTTTATCTATATTTTTAATGGTGAATTCAATAAAAATTTTAGAAAATCGATTAATTAACAGAAATTCTGAAAATTATTATAAAATATATATTCGTTTAAAAAAAGCAAAAATAGAATATAATTTATCTAAATTTTTTG
Proteins encoded in this region:
- the rsmI gene encoding 16S rRNA (cytidine(1402)-2'-O)-methyltransferase yields the protein MLYIIPTPIGNREDLTFRSLRILNEVDIILVENYKFSKKLLNFYNIKTSIQTYACYNEHYIIPHILKIIKKGKKLALITNAGTPSISDPGFLLIQYCIKHSINIECLPGATAFVPALVMSGIPINEFTFIGFLSKKKIKRIKKLKHLLQDNRTIVMYESPHRLLNTLNDIQNIFGSEKYVVLCKEISKIFQKTLRGTINNLILQLKNKKILGEYVLIIHGNTIHSK
- a CDS encoding polyprenyl synthetase family protein, with the translated sequence MMNILDKIKVSIQEEMNNFEQQFLQITKNKISLIKSINDYIIPKKGKRIRPMFVFLIAKMLGNIQQKTYHTASLIELIHTATLVHDDVIDNSNFRRGFSSINAIWKNKIAVLIGDYFLSKGLLLATNNHYHDLLKIICTTLKDMSEGELLQIEKSKNMDFTEQIYNQIICKKTAGLISASCEGGAISVNVSKQTSLNMKYFGKLSGIAFQIRDDLFDYENINEKLIGKPIGVDLKDKKITLPLIYAIKKASKNDKIWIFNSIKNFNNQTHYKIIDYVKQSGGIKYAIKQMIKYKNKALKILDNYPEGSIKDSLKSLVNFLVERHI
- the gmk gene encoding guanylate kinase, which gives rise to MLKQGKMIILSGSSGSGKTTISNFLLSTIPSLQFSISCTTRPIRPCEIHKKDYFFLSNNEFINKINNHHFIEWEEVYPKLFYGTLKQEILRIWNSNYHVLFDVDVKGAINLKTKYPHNSLSIFLMVNSIKILENRLINRNSENYYKIYIRLKKAKIEYNLSKFFDIVLMNLDLFITKQKIFKIVSNFLFN
- a CDS encoding aspartate-semialdehyde dehydrogenase; the protein is MKLGIVGATGMVGRTMIKLLEERKFPVNNLFLSASKISIGKELFFRDKRHKIISIEDLLSIRPNIVLFSAGSDISRIWAPKFSRIGCFVIDNSSAWRMHPEKKLIVPEINSCFLSKKDKIISNPNCSTIQLVMILNPLHIEYGINRVVISTYQSVTGTGRKALIQLKEEEKGFSSMKVYPYPIYHNVLPHCDMFEKNGYTKEEIKLIKETKKILNDQNIAITATAVRVPVIGGHSESVNITLKTKPNIDKIQKIFSNSKGIILQDNPDKNIYPMPLFSHNKDDVFVGRIRIDDSCVNSLNLWITSDNLRKGAATNAIQIAELLIEKKYI
- the topA gene encoding type I DNA topoisomerase produces the protein MKKNLVIVESPTKANTIQKLLQDDFDVVSSNGHIVDLPEKQIGIDLKKNFQPNYVILPKKRNIVNNLKKIINNYHIIWIASDEDREGEAIAYHIYKILNIPDKKVRRIVFHEITKTAILKAIKNPRKINYNLVYAQQARRILDRLVGFQLSPILWKKINSRLSAGRVQSAVVRLIVDREQNIQKFTPVTGYKIYGTFTIKQNNKNITISAKFLKKIKEKDEVQTILSSCIKTSFFIKNIKIKQETKSPPPPFTTTSLQQEANKKLNFSISKTMLIAQKLYEQGYITYIRTDSTSLSQDICKQITDFILMTYGKKYLSPKTFSYQSKFAQEAHESIHPTNINDNSVFNSLDNFQKLLYKLIWERTIIGQMSDANIESKNFYIQSYNLKDPFIFSTKNIIFDGFMKRKNISKNTEYHNIKIGTYLQQQEIIAQQFFTQHLPRYNEGSLVKTLETLGIGRPSTYVPIISSIQKRNYVFNQKYIQTTNTVESLILKNNLIIQKKDKIINTEKNKFLPTEIGIIVTKFLKNNFHNIIDYNFTANLEKNFDDIAKGEKTWYNIIHDFYSHFKKKLKYVTEHVEKIKKQRFLGLDPIHNQKIFAKIARFGPVIQMGEFGSNNKKKPKFSPLLGNQTIETISLQEALKLIELPKYIGKFENKEIFLKMNKYNIFIQHNNKYITINQELFFNSSINIKQAIDIILTNRENKK
- the queA gene encoding tRNA preQ1(34) S-adenosylmethionine ribosyltransferase-isomerase QueA, encoding MRTSDFNFQFPLDLLANYPSKERDESKLMVIHKKHQIIEHKLFKDLYHYFNEGDTLILNNTKVFPARLFGNKDKTEAKIEVFLLRELDTIDRTWDVLVDPARKVRVGNKLNFGHGLTGEVIDNTTSRGRILQLHFMGNHKDLIKKIKEIGKTPLPKYINRSPEKIDKLRYQTIYAKIEGSVAAPTAGLHFSKHLLKKLEIKGINIVEITLHIGLGSFLPVEVEDISKHKMDSEKCFIESNICDIVNQSLKQKKMICAVGTSSMRAIESSVSSNKNLNPFSGWTNKFIFPPYNFNIANCMITNFHMPKSTLLMMTSAFIGYNLLMKAYKIAIENKYRLYSYGDSMLILP